A genomic stretch from Festucalex cinctus isolate MCC-2025b chromosome 13, RoL_Fcin_1.0, whole genome shotgun sequence includes:
- the LOC144033529 gene encoding uncharacterized protein LOC144033529, protein MARLSEDNAALIFKLFEAGKTHAEISSALQQLHVPNCSLMSVRRFCHRHRLTRKRQISDTELEMAIMSAIDKTGPFYGRKFMTGFLSSLGMQVGECRVGRILKEVHQPYNELRRQGARNLNPIPYHAEYMGHKLHLDQNEKLGMFGVTHVLAIDGFSSKIVAHFTMPVKNNLIIYENVYRTAVANNGMWDQLRVDHGREFYLTLYIQEKLSQHRHNTNMPYVQTVSSRNLRVERIWPEVNKWVNYPLKMALVHLLDQELLDMQDNLTKFCVSNLACQVSRVGLGRVVQSWNAHRIPGRGIPNQLAAGSGRARILTEMLPNAAEAAHMYEQELGSSLTWDSSFGSDPFASEQHRCCAEQMFAERFPDISLLFDSVVNSNHSIFQEALFYQMNVTERHVR, encoded by the exons ATGGCCCGATTGTCGGAGGACAATGCTGCCTTAATATTTAAACTTTTTGAGGCTGGAAAGACTCATGCCGAGATTTCCAGCGCACTTCAGCAGTTGCATGTCCCCAACTGCTCGCTAATGTCTGTTAGAAGGTTCTGCCATCGACACAGACTCACCCGAAAAAGACAAATCTCAGATACAGAATTGGAAATGGCAATCATGTCTGCAATTGATaag ACAGGTCCATTCTATGGACGAAAATTCATGACAGGATTCTTGTCATCACTGGGGATGCAAGTGGGAGAATGTCGAGTGGGAAGGATTCTTAAAGAGGTGCACCAGCCCTATAATGAGCTGCGTCGCCAG GGAGCACGTAATCTGAACCCGATTCCTTACCATGCGGAATATATGGGCCACAAACTCCACCTTGACCAGAATGAGAAACTAGGAATGTTTGGAGTGACGCACGTCTTAGCTATTGATGGATTCAGCAGCAAAATTGTTGCTCACTTCACAATGCCTGTGAAGAACAACCTTATTATTTATGAGAATGTTTACAG GACAGCAGTTGCCAATAATGGCATGTGGGACCAGCTCAGAGTGGATCATGGCAGGGAGTTTTATTTGACCTTGTACATACAAGAAAAGTTGTCGCAACACAGACACAACACCAACATGCCTTATGTGCAGACAGTGTCttcaagg AACCTTCGAGTGGAACGAATTTGGCCAGAGGTCAATAAATGGGTGAACTATCCCCTAAAAATGGCCCTGGTTCATCTACTGGATCAAGAATTACTTGATATGCAGGACAATTTAACAAAATTCTGTGTATCCAACTTGGCATGTCAAGTGAGTCGAGTTGGTCTTGGTAGAGTTGTTCAGTCCTGGAATGCCCACAGGATCCCAG GCAGAGGGATACCAAACCAGCTTGCTGCTGGTAGCGGTCGAGCAAGGATTTTGACTGAGATGCTGCCCAATGCTGCTGAGGCAGCACACATGTATGAACAGGAATTGGGGTCATCTCTGACTTGGGACTCTTCCTTTGGCTCTGACCCATTTGCATCAGAGCAACACCGATGTTGTGCGGAGCAGATGTTTGCAGAGAGGTTTCCTGACATTTCTCTTCTTTTTGACTCTGTTGTTAACAGTAACCACAGTATTTTTCAGGAGGCACTGTTCTATCAGATGAACGTGACTGAAAGACATGTGAGGTAA